The following coding sequences lie in one Zingiber officinale cultivar Zhangliang chromosome 2B, Zo_v1.1, whole genome shotgun sequence genomic window:
- the LOC122047723 gene encoding cytochrome P450 89A2-like, giving the protein MDVWPLFFLSLGLSTLLAVLLRRLLPGGVSDRALPPGPLSVPIIGNLLWLRHSPRNIVNVLRQSHARYGPIFTLRFGSRRSIFVADRQITHKALIELGSTFADRPSPLPVTRIVTAGQLLISSTAYGPLWRILRRNLTAEILHPTRVKSFAGGRAWVLRVLREHLLAQAAAQGGVVVAKESFQFAMFCLLVFMCFGEKLGEETVREIAHTQRSLLIYRNKLAVLLIAPRITQYLFRNRLRTAMAMMEKQRQLFFPLIEARRSQKQSKEKEEARFVYSYVDSLLNLELPDEEGSRKLSDEEIIGLCSEFLNGGTDTTATALEWTMANLVKHREVQGKLREEIDSVVTKGEEIKEEELQRMVYLKAVILEVLRLHPPGHVVLPHAVTEDVSLCGYMIPKGGASVNFLVAEMGRDGRVWAEPMEFRPERFLQGGEGESVDLTGSREIRMMPFGAGRRICPGMGVAMLHLEYLVANLVREFEWKAVEGDEIDLAAEKFEFTVVMKDPLRARILSRKMTAQEV; this is encoded by the coding sequence ATGGATGTGTGGCcgctcttcttcctctccctcggcTTATCCACTTTGCTCGCCGTCCTCCTCCGCCGTCTCCTCCCCGGTGGAGTATCTGATCGGGCCCTCCCTCCAGGCCCCCTGTCGGTTCCGATCATCGGCAACCTTCTCTGGTTGCGCCACTCCCCTCGCAACATCGTCAACGTGCTCCGCCAGTCCCACGCACGATACGGCCCCATCTTCACGCTCCGCTTCGGATCCCGCCGCTCCATCTTCGTCGCCGATCGCCAAATCACCCACAAAGCTCTCATCGAGCTCGGTTCTACTTTTGCTGACCGCCCCTCGCCGCTTCCTGTCACCCGGATTGTCACCGCTGGCCAGCTCTTGATCTCCTCAACCGCGTACGGCCCTCTCTGGCGCATACTCCGCCGCAACCTCACCGCCGAAATCCTCCACCCCACCCGCGTCAAGTCCTTCGCCGGAGGCCGCGCCTGGGTCCTCCGCGTCCTTCGTGAGCACCTCCTAGCCCAGGCGGCCGCTCAAGGTGGGGTCGTCGTTGCAAAAGAGAGCTTTCAGTTCGCCATGTTCTGCTTGCTGGTGTTCATGTGCTTCGGCGAGAAGCTTGGGGAGGAAACCGTGCGGGAGATCGCGCACACGCAGAGGAGCCTGCTGATTTACCGTAATAAACTCGCCGTGCTCCTCATCGCACCGAGAATCACGCAATACCTGTTCCGGAATCGGTTGAGAACGGCCATGGCGATGATGGAGAAGCAGAGGCAGCTGTTCTTTCCCCTGATCGAAGCCCGAAGAAGTCAAAAACAGAGCAAGGAAAAAGAAGAGGCGCGATTCGTGTACTCCTACGTCGACTCGCTCCTCAACCTCGAACTCCCTGATGAAGAAGGCAGCCGAAAACTCTCCGACGAGGAGATTATAGGCCTGTGCTCGGAGTTCCTGAACGGTGGCACCGACACGACGGCGACGGCGCTGGAGTGGACCATGGCCAACCTTGTGAAGCACCGAGAAGTACAGGGAAAGCTGCGAGAGGAGATCGATAGCGTCGTTACGAAAGGGGAGGAGATCAAGGAGGAGGAGTTGCAGCGGATGGTGTATTTGAAGGCGGTGATCCTGGAGGTGCTGCGGCTCCACCCACCTGGGCACGTCGTGCTGCCGCACGCGGTGACAGAGGACGTGAGTCTCTGCGGGTACATGATCCCCAAAGGCGGTGCGTCGGTCAATTTCTTGGTCGCGGAGATGGGCCGGGACGGGCGGGTGTGGGCGGAGCCGATGGAGTTCCGGCCCGAACGGTTCTTGCAAGGCGGCGAGGGAGAGTCGGTGGACCTTACCGGAAGCAGGGAGATCCGGATGATGCCGTTCGGGGCGGGGAGGCGGATCTGCCCCGGAATGGGGGTGGCGATGCTCCACCTGGAGTACCTGGTGGCGAATCTGGTGAGGGAGTTCGAGTGGAAGGCAGTGGAGGGGGACGAGATCGACCTGGCGGCGGAGAAGTTCGAGTTCACCGTCGTGATGAAGGATCCGCTGCGAGCGAGGATCCTCTCCAGGAAGATGACGGCGCAGGAGGTGTGA